A window of the Alphaproteobacteria bacterium genome harbors these coding sequences:
- a CDS encoding ROK family protein, which produces MNAEPSGGPRIGIDVGGTKIAGVLFRGDGTVLAEDRVDTPRSFDGVVAALATMVEAFAPAAGGEPPGRVGICMPGQIARDGAVLACVNLPWLVGMPVAGALAQRVGKPVVLANDANCFALSEAIDGAGRGAAMVFGLTLGTGVGGGLVADGRIVVGANALAGEWGHMRFPFEPAVDPAPSTCGCGRQGCNETVLRARALVDDYRRLGGAAETAEQVAARIGSDPRAHDALARYCDRLARALVDVVHLLDPDVLVVGGGLSKVSALFAMMPALLARYAVGDIGRTRLVPACFGAESGVRGAARL; this is translated from the coding sequence ATGAACGCCGAGCCGTCCGGCGGCCCCCGCATCGGGATCGACGTCGGCGGCACCAAGATCGCCGGCGTGCTGTTTCGCGGCGACGGCACGGTCCTGGCCGAGGACCGGGTCGACACGCCGCGCAGCTTCGACGGCGTCGTCGCCGCCCTCGCCACCATGGTCGAAGCCTTCGCGCCGGCGGCCGGCGGCGAGCCGCCGGGCCGCGTCGGCATCTGCATGCCCGGCCAGATCGCCCGCGACGGTGCCGTGCTGGCCTGCGTGAACCTGCCGTGGCTGGTCGGCATGCCGGTGGCCGGCGCACTGGCGCAGCGGGTCGGCAAACCGGTGGTGCTGGCCAACGATGCCAACTGCTTTGCCCTGTCCGAGGCCATCGACGGAGCCGGCCGCGGCGCCGCGATGGTGTTCGGCCTGACGCTCGGCACCGGCGTCGGCGGCGGACTGGTGGCCGACGGCCGCATCGTCGTCGGTGCCAATGCGCTGGCCGGCGAATGGGGCCACATGCGCTTTCCGTTCGAGCCGGCCGTCGACCCGGCGCCGTCGACCTGCGGTTGCGGGCGCCAGGGCTGCAACGAAACCGTGCTGCGGGCGCGGGCGCTGGTCGACGACTACCGCCGCCTCGGCGGCGCGGCCGAAACGGCGGAGCAGGTCGCGGCGCGCATCGGCTCTGACCCGCGGGCGCACGACGCGCTGGCGCGCTATTGCGACCGGCTGGCCCGCGCCCTGGTCGACGTCGTCCACCTGCTCGACCCGGACGTGCTGGTGGTCGGCGGCGGTCTGTCCAAGGTGTCGGCGCTGTTCGCGATGATGCCGGCGCTGCTCGCCCGCTACGCGGTCGGCGACATCGGTCGCACGCGCTTGGTCCCCGCCTGTTTCGGCGCGGAAAGTGGGGTGCGCGGCGCCGCGCGGCTGTAG